From the genome of Brassica napus cultivar Da-Ae unplaced genomic scaffold, Da-Ae ScsIHWf_1098;HRSCAF=1563, whole genome shotgun sequence, one region includes:
- the LOC125595920 gene encoding photosystem II D2 protein, with protein MNRRIAMTIALGKFTKDEKDLFDIMDDWLRRDRFVFVGWSGLLLFPCAYFALGGWFTGTTFVTSWYTHGLASSYLEGCNFLTAAVSTPANSLAHSLLLLWGPEAQGDFTRWCQLGGLWAFVALHGAFALIGFMLRQFELARSVQLRPYNAIAFSGPIAVFVSVFLIYPLGQSGWFFAPSFGVAAIFRFILFFQGFHNWTLNPFHMMGVAGVLGAALLCAIHGATVENTLFEDGDGANTFRAFNPTQAEETYSMVTANRFWSQIFGVAFSNKRWLHFFMLFVPVTGLWMSALGVVGLALNLRAYDFVSQEIRAAEDPEFETFYTKNILLNEGIRAWMAAQDQPHENLIFPEEVLPRGNAL; from the coding sequence ATGAATAGGAGGATCGCTATGACTATAGCCCTTGGTAAATTTaccaaagacgaaaaagatttatttgatattatggaTGACTGGTTACGGAGGGACCGCTTCGTTTTTGTAGGTTGGTCTGGTCTATTGCTCTTTCCTTGTGCCTATTTCGCTTTGGGGGGTTGGTTCACAGGTACAACCTTTGTAACTTCATGGTATACTCATGGATTGGCTAGTTCCTATTTAGAAGGTTGCAATTTTTTAACCGCTGCAGTTTCTACTCCTGCTAATAGTTTAGCGCATTCTTTGTTGTTACTGTGGGGTCCTGAAGCACAAGGAGATTTTACTCGTTGGTGTCAATTAGGCGGTCTGTGGGCTTTTGTTGCTCTCCACGGTGCTTTCGCATTAATAGGTTTTATGTTACGTCAATTTGAACTTGCTCGATCTGTTCAATTGCGACCTTATAATGCAATCGCATTCTCTGGTCCAATTGctgtttttgtttctgtctttctaatTTATCCACTAGGTCAATCTGGTTGGTTCTTTGCGCCTAGTTTTGGTGTAGCGGCTATATTTCGATTCATCCTCTTTTTCCAAGGGTTTCATAATTGGACATTGAACCCATTTCATATGATGGGAGTCGCTGGTGTACTGGGCGCGGCTCTGTTATGCGCTATTCATGGTGCTACTGTAGAAAATACTTTATTTGAAGATGGTGATGGTGCAAATACATTCCGTGCTTTTAACCCAACTCAAGCCGAAGAAACTTATTCAATGGTCACCGCTAACCGCTTTTGGTCACAAATCTTTGGGGTTGCTTTTTCCAATAAACGTTGGTTACATTTCTTTATGTTATTTGTACCAGTAACTGGTTTATGGATGAGTGCTCTTGGAGTAGTCGGTCTAGCTTTGAACCTACGTGCCTATGACTTCGTTTCCCAGGAAATCCGTGCAGCGGAAGATCCGGAATTTGAGACTTTCTAtactaaaaatattcttttaaacgAAGGTATTCGCGCTTGGATGGCGGCTCAAGATCAGCCTCATGAAAACCTTATATTCCCTGAGGAGGTTCTACCACGTGGAAACGCTCTTTAA
- the LOC125595918 gene encoding photosystem I P700 chlorophyll a apoprotein A2-like — translation MYRTNWGIGHGLKDILEAHKGPFTGQGHKGLYEILTTSWHAQLSLNLAMLGSLTIVVAHHMYSMPPYPYLATDYATQLSLFTHHMWIGGFLIVGAAAHAAIFMVRDYDPTNRYNDLLDRVLRHRDAIISHLNWVCIFLGFHSFGLYIHNDTMSALGRPQDMFSDTAIQLQPVFAQWIQNTHALAPGVTAPGETASTSLTWGGGELVAVGGKVALLPIPLGTADFLVHHIHAFTIHVTVLILLKGVLFARSSRLIPDKANLGFRFPCDGPGRGGTCQVSAWDHVFLGLFWMYNSISVVIFHFSWKMQSDVWGSISDQGVVTHITGGNFAQSSITINGWLRDFLWAQASQVIQSYGSSLSAYGLFFLGAHFVWAFSLMFLFSGRGYWQELIESIVWAHNKLKVAPATQPRALSIVQGAQDPTTRRIWFGIATAHDFESHDDITEERLYQNIFASHFGQLAIIFLWTSGNLFHVAWQGNFETWIQDPLHVRPIAHAIWDPHFGQPAVEAFTRGGALGPVNIAYSGVYQWWYTIGLRTNEDLYTGALFLLFLSALSLIGGWLHLQPKWKPRVSWFKNAESRLNHHLSGLFGVSSLAWTGHLVHVAIPASRGEYVRWNNFLSVLPHPQGLGPLFTGQWNLYAQNPDSSSHLFGTSQGSGTAILTLLGGFHPQTQSLWLTDMAHHHLAIAILFLIAGHMYRTNFGIGHSIKDLLEAHIPPGGRLGRGHKGLYDTINNSIHFQLGLALASLGVITSLVAQHMYSLPAYAFIAQDFTTQAALYTHHQYIAGFIMTGAFAHGAIFFIRDYNPEQNEDNVLARMLDHKEAIISHLSWASLFLGFHTLGLYVHNDVMLAFGTPEKQILIEPIFAQWIQSAHGKTSYGFDVLLSSTNGPAFNAGRSIWLPGWLNAINENSNSLFLTIGPGDFLVHHAIALGLHTTTLILVKGALDARGSKLMPDKKDFGYSFPCDGPGRGGTCDISAWDAFYLAVFWMLNTIGWVTFYWHWKHITLWQGNVSQFNESSTYLMGWLRDYLWLNSSQLINGYNPFGMNSLSVWAWMFLFGHLVWATGFMFLISWRGYWQELIETLAWAHERTPLANLIRWKDKPVALSIVQARLVGLAHFSVGYIFTYAAFLIASTSGKFG, via the coding sequence ATGTATAGGACCAACTGGGGTATTGGTCATGGTCTAAAAGATATTTTAGAGGCTCATAAAGGTCCATTTACAGGCCAAGGCCATAAAGGTCTATATGAAATTCTAACAACATCATGGCATGCTCAATTATCTCTTAACCTGGCTATGTTAGGCTCTTTAACTATTGTTGTAGCTCACCATATGTATTCCATGCCCCCTTATCCATATCTAGCTACTGACTATGCTACACAACTATCATTGTTCACACATCACATGTGGATTGGTGGATTTCTCATAGTTGGTGCTGCTGCGCATGCAGCCATTTTTATGGTAAGAGACTATGATCCAACTAATCGATACAACGATTTATTAGATCGTGTCCTGAGGCATCGCGATGCAATCATATCACACCTCAACTGGGTATGTATATTTCTAGGCTTCCACAGTTTTGGTTTGTATATTCATAATGATACCATGAGTGCTTTAGGGCGTCCACAAGATATGTTTTCAGATACTGCTATACAATTACAACCAGTCTTTGCTCAATGGATACAAAATACCCATGCTTTAGCACCTGGTGTAACAGCCCCTGGTGAAACAGCGAGCACCAGTTTGACTTGGGGGGGCGGTGAGTTAGTAGCAGTGGGTGGCAAAGTAGCTTTGCTACCTATTCCATTAGGAACGGCCGACTTTTTGGTACATCATATTCATGCATTTACAATTCATGTGACGGTATTGATACTGTTGAAAGGTGTTTTATTTGCTCGTAGCTCGCGGTTAATACCAGATAAAGCAAATCTTGGTTTTCGTTTCCCTTGTGATGGGCCTGGAAGAGGAGGAACGTGTCAAGTATCTGCTTGGGATCATGTCTTCTTAGGACTATTCTGGATGTACAATTCTATTTCGGTAGTAATATTCCATTTCAGTTGGAAAATGCAGTCAGATGTTTGGGGTAGTATAAGCGATCAAGGGGTGGTAACTCATATTACCGGAGGAAACTTTGCACAGAGTTCCATTACTATTAATGGGTGGCTCCGCGATTTCTTATGGGCACAAGCATCTCAGGTAATTCAATCTTATGGTTCTTCGTTATCTGCATATGGTCTTTTTTTCCTAGGTGCTCATTTTGTATGGGCTTTCAGTTTAATGTTTCTATTCAGCGGGCGTGGTTATTGGCAAGAACTTATTGAATCCATTGTTTGGGctcataataaattaaaagttgCTCCTGCTACTCAGCCTAGAGCCTTGAGCATTGTACAAGGAGCTCAGGACCCCACTACTCGTCGTATTTGGTTTGGTATTGCTACCGCACATGACTTCGAGAGTCATGATGATATTACTGAAGAACGTCTTTATCAGAATATTTTTGCTTCTCATTTCGGGCAATTAGCAATAATTTTTCTGTGGACTTCCGGAAATTTGTTTCATGTAGCTTGGCAAGGAAATTTTGAGACATGGATACAAGACCCTTTACATGTAAGACCgattgctcatgctatttgggATCCTCATTTTGGTCAACCGGCTGTGGAAGCATTTACTCGAGGAGGTGCTCTTGGCCCGGTGAATATAGCTTATTCTGGTGTTTATCAGTGGTGGTATACAATCGGTTTACGTACTAATGAAGATCTTTATACTGGAGctctttttctattatttctttcTGCCCTATCCTTAATAGGGGGTTGGTTACACCTACAACCAAAATGGAAACCAAGAGTTTCATGGTTCAAAAATGCTGAATCTCGTCTGAATCATCATTTGTCAGGACTATTCGGGGTAAGCTCCTTGGCTTGGACAGGTCATTTAGTACATGTCGCTATTCCTGCATCCAGGGGGGAATATGTTCGATGGAATAATTTCTTAAGTGTATTACCGCATCCCCAAGGGTTAGGCCCACTTTTTACGGGTCAGTGGAATCTGTATGCTCAAAACCCCGATTCAAGTAGTCATTTATTTGGTACCTCCCAAGGATCAGGAACTGCCATTCTAACCCTTCTTGGGGGATTCCATCCACAAACGCAAAGTTTATGGCTAACCGATATGGCACATCATCATCTAGCTATCGCAATTCTTTTCCTCATTGCGGGTCATATGTATAGAACTAACTTTGGAATCGGACACAGTATAAAAGATCTTTTAGAAGCACATATTCCTCCGGGAGGACGGTTGGGGCGTGGGCATAAGGGTCTTTATGACACAATCAATAATTCGATTCATTTTCAATTAGGCCTTGCTCTAGCCTCCTTAGGAGTTATTACTTCCTTGGTAGCTCAACACATGTACTCTTTACCTGCTTATGCGTTCATAGCGCAAGATTTTACGACTCAAGCTGCGTTATATACCCATCACCAATACATTGCAGGATTCATCATGACAGGAGCTTTTGCTCATGgagctatattttttattagagaTTACAATCCAGAACAGAATGAGGATAACGTATTGGCAAGAATGTTAGACCATAAAGAAGCTATCATATCCCATTTAAGTTGGGCCAGCCTCTTTCTAGGGTTCCATACTTTGGGACTTTATGTTCATAATGACGTCATGCTTGCTTTTGGTACTCCCGAAAAACAAATCTTGATCGAACCCATATTTGCCCAATGGATACAATCCGCTCATGGGAAAACTTCATATGGATTTGATGTACTTTTATCTTCGACAAATGGCCCAGCATTTAATGCGGGTCGAAGCATATGGTTGCCCGGCTGGTTAAATGCTATTAATGAGAATAGTAATTCATTATTCTTAACAATAGGTCCTGGAGATTTCTTGGTTCATCATGCTATTGCTTTAGGTTTACATACAACTACATTGATCTTAGTAAAAGGTGCTTTAGATGCACGTGGTTCCAAGTTAATGCCAGATAAAAAGGATTTCGGGTATAGTTTTCCTTGCGATGGTCCGGGACGAGGTGGTACTTGTGATATTTCGGCTTGGGACGCATTTTATTTGGCAGTTTTTTGGATGTTAAATACTATTGGATGGGTTACTTTTTATTGGCATTGGAAACACATCACATTATGGCAAGGTAACGTTTCACAGTTTAATGAATCTTCCACTTATTTGATGGGATGGTTAAGAGATTATCTATGGTTAAACTCTTCACAACTTATCAATGGATATAACCCGTTTGGTATGAATAGTTTATCAGTCTGGGCATGGATGTTCTTATTTGGGCATCTTGTTTGGGCTACTGGATTTATGTTCTTAATTTCCTGGCGTGGTTATTGGCAGGAATTGATTGAAACTTTAGCATGGGCTCATGAACGTACACCTTTGGCAAATTTGATTCGATGGAAAGATAAACCAGTAGCTCTTTCAATTGTGCAAGCAAGATTGGTTGGATTAGCTCACTTTTCTGTAGGTTATATATTCACTTATGCGGCTTTCTTGATTGCCTCCACGTCGGGCAAATTcggttaa